In one window of Microtus pennsylvanicus isolate mMicPen1 chromosome 2, mMicPen1.hap1, whole genome shotgun sequence DNA:
- the Mafb gene encoding transcription factor MafB, translating to MAAELSMGPELPTSPLAMEYVNDFDLLKFDVKKEPLGRAERPGRPCTRLQPAGSVSSTPLSTPCSSVPSSPSFSPTEQKTHLEDLYWMASNYQQMNPEALNLTPEDAVEALIGSHPVPQPLQSFDGFRSAHHHHHHHHPHPHHGYPGAGVTHDELGPHAHPHHHHHHQASPPPSSAASPAQQLPTSHPGPGPHVAAAATAAGGNGSVEDRFSDDQLVSMSVRELNRHLRGFTKDEVIRLKQKRRTLKNRGYAQSCRYKRVQQKHHLENEKTQLIQQVEQLKQEVSRLARERDAYKVKCEKLANSGFREAGSTSDSPSSPEFFL from the coding sequence ATGGCCGCGGAGCTGAGCATGGGGCCAGAGCTGCCCACCAGCCCGCTGGCCATGGAGTACGTCAACGACTTCGACCTTCTCAAGTTCGACGTGAAGAAGGAGCCGCTGGGGCGTGCGGAGCGTCCCGGCCGGCCCTGCACACGCCTGCAGCCGGCCGGCTCGGTGTCGTCCACCCCGCTCAGCACACCCTGCAGCTCGGTGCCTTCTTCGCCCAGCTTCAGTCCGACCGAACAGAAGACCCATCTCGAGGACCTCTACTGGATGGCGAGCAACTACCAGCAGATGAACCCCGAGGCTCTCAACTTGACGCCCGAGGACGCCGTGGAGGCACTCATCGGTTCCCACCCAGTGCCCCAGCCGCTACAGAGCTTCGATGGCTTCCGTAGTgcgcaccaccatcaccaccaccaccaccctcaccctcaccacGGGTACCCAGGAGCCGGCGTGACTCACGATGAGCTGGGCCCGCACGCTCACccgcaccatcaccaccatcaccaagcGTCACCGCCGCCGTCCAGCGCTGCCAGTCCGGCGCAACAGCTGCCCACCAGCCACCCGGGGCCGGGACCGCACGTAGCGGCCGCAGCGACGGCTGCGGGTGGCAACGGGAGCGTGGAGGACCGGTTCTCAGACGACCAGCTGGTGTCCATGTCGGTGCGTGAGCTGAACCGCCACCTGCGGGGCTTCACCAAGGACGAGGTGATTCGCCTGAAGCAGAAACGGCGGACCCTGAAGAACCGGGGCTACGCCCAGTCGTGCAGGTATAAACGCGTCCAGCAGAAACATCACCTGGAGAACGAGAAGACGCAGCTCATTCAGCAGGTGGAGCAGCTTAAGCAGGAGGTGTCCCGGCTGGCCCGAGAGAGAGACGCCTACAAGGTCAAGTGCGAGAAACTCGCCAACTCCGGCTTCAGGGAGGCGGGCTCCACCAGCGACAGCCCCTCCTCTCCCGAGTTCTTTCTGTGA